A genomic segment from Luteolibacter rhizosphaerae encodes:
- a CDS encoding protein-tyrosine phosphatase family protein, giving the protein MKVNHYQVQDGLFAGEYPGHPSPNVAETRVRELVDRGIVTFIDLTTREDAGCGLLPYEPVFIEVDSEGSKGLKRHSFEIPDMGIPSGPEVMRGVLDLIRSEIDAGRTCYVHCWGGIGRTGTAVACWLREQGLDAETALSQVQGLYDAHMDAAKRARYPRSPQQPAQLQYVRDWA; this is encoded by the coding sequence CCAAGTCCAGGACGGCCTCTTCGCCGGTGAATACCCCGGCCACCCCAGCCCGAATGTCGCGGAAACCCGTGTCCGCGAACTTGTCGACCGCGGCATCGTCACCTTCATCGATCTCACCACCCGCGAAGACGCCGGCTGCGGCCTGCTCCCTTACGAGCCCGTCTTCATCGAGGTCGATTCCGAAGGCAGCAAGGGCCTCAAGCGCCACTCCTTCGAGATCCCCGACATGGGCATCCCCTCCGGCCCCGAGGTCATGCGCGGCGTGCTCGATCTCATTCGCAGCGAAATCGATGCGGGCCGCACCTGCTACGTCCACTGCTGGGGTGGCATCGGCCGCACCGGCACCGCCGTCGCCTGCTGGCTCCGCGAGCAAGGCCTCGATGCCGAGACCGCCCTCTCCCAAGTCCAGGGCCTCTACGACGCCCACATGGACGCCGCCAAACGCGCCCGCTACCCCCGCTCCCCCCAACAGCCCGCCCAGCTCCAGTACGTCCGCGACTGGGCCTAA
- a CDS encoding cryptochrome/photolyase family protein yields MKEGTVALVYPHQLYAKHPALAEGRRTYLIEDPLFFGNDRRWPLAVHKQRLVLHRASMKAWAEGKADLHYVEASENLLEKGLSQAVKRVVVVDPVDDVLMRRIRRFAEGRGIELEVKPSPNFLSDPELLEKHTGPERKKPFMASFYKEQRQALGILVNADGSPQGGRWSYDEENRQRFPEDHLAPGEPQVKPGEVVAEAIAYVEKHFPDNPGGTARFGYPVTRRQALAWLDRFIEERLADFGAYEDAISRNHRVLFHSVMTPALNIGLVAPEEMVERALAKAAEAKVPLNSLEGFVRQVIGWREFMAGIYRHRGVEIRNGNFWGFRRKMPKAFYTGTTGIPPVDDTIRRVLDHGWCHHIERLMVLGNFMLLCRIHPDEVYRWFMELFVDAYDWVMVPNVYGMSQFADGGTFTTKPYLSGSNYVRKMSYYPKGEWCEVWDGLFWSFIGDYHEFFAGNPRLSMMARSWEKMAPGKKRAHREAGEGFWERVTNV; encoded by the coding sequence ATGAAAGAAGGAACGGTCGCGCTGGTTTATCCTCACCAGCTTTATGCAAAGCATCCGGCGCTGGCGGAGGGGAGGAGGACTTATCTAATCGAGGATCCGCTGTTCTTCGGGAACGACCGGCGCTGGCCGCTGGCGGTGCACAAGCAGCGGCTGGTGCTGCACCGGGCGAGCATGAAGGCCTGGGCGGAGGGGAAGGCGGACCTGCACTATGTGGAGGCGTCCGAGAATCTGTTAGAGAAGGGGCTGTCGCAGGCGGTGAAGCGGGTGGTGGTGGTGGATCCGGTGGATGACGTGCTGATGCGGCGGATCAGGAGATTTGCCGAAGGGCGGGGGATCGAGCTGGAGGTGAAGCCATCGCCGAATTTCCTGAGCGATCCGGAGCTGCTGGAGAAGCATACGGGGCCGGAGCGGAAGAAGCCCTTTATGGCGAGCTTCTACAAGGAGCAGCGGCAGGCGCTGGGGATCCTGGTGAATGCGGACGGTTCGCCGCAGGGCGGGCGCTGGTCCTATGACGAGGAGAACCGGCAGCGCTTTCCTGAGGATCACCTGGCGCCGGGAGAGCCGCAGGTGAAGCCGGGCGAGGTAGTGGCGGAGGCGATCGCGTATGTGGAGAAGCACTTCCCCGATAATCCGGGCGGGACGGCGCGCTTCGGATATCCGGTGACGCGGCGGCAGGCTCTGGCGTGGCTGGACCGCTTCATCGAGGAGCGGTTGGCGGACTTCGGTGCCTACGAGGATGCGATCTCGCGGAACCACCGGGTGCTGTTCCATTCGGTGATGACGCCGGCGCTGAACATCGGGCTGGTGGCGCCGGAGGAGATGGTGGAGCGGGCGCTGGCGAAGGCGGCGGAGGCGAAGGTGCCGCTGAACTCGCTGGAGGGCTTCGTCCGGCAGGTGATCGGCTGGCGGGAGTTCATGGCGGGGATCTACCGGCACCGCGGGGTGGAGATCCGGAACGGGAACTTCTGGGGCTTCCGGCGGAAGATGCCGAAGGCCTTTTACACGGGGACGACGGGGATCCCGCCGGTGGACGATACGATCCGGCGGGTGCTGGATCACGGGTGGTGCCACCACATCGAGCGGCTGATGGTGCTGGGGAATTTCATGCTGCTGTGCCGGATCCACCCGGACGAGGTTTACCGCTGGTTCATGGAGTTGTTCGTGGATGCGTACGATTGGGTGATGGTGCCGAATGTGTACGGGATGTCGCAGTTCGCGGATGGCGGGACTTTCACGACGAAGCCCTACTTGAGCGGGTCGAATTATGTACGGAAGATGTCGTACTATCCGAAGGGGGAGTGGTGCGAGGTGTGGGACGGGCTGTTCTGGAGTTTCATTGGGGACTACCACGAGTTCTTCGCGGGGAATCCGCGGCTCTCGATGATGGCGCGCAGCTGGGAGAAGATGGCGCCGGGGAAGAAGAGGGCGCACCGGGAGGCGGGGGAGGGGTTTTGGGAGAGGGTGACGAATGTCTGA
- a CDS encoding flavin reductase family protein, translating to MITLRSVDIAAMDKLVRVQFATSLPGIKPVALVGTRDAAGATNLAPFSSVVHLGSNPVLLGMVTRPDVVERHTLANLIETGCWTLNHLHEGIMRQAHQCSARYPKEVSEFAATGLSEHYEDGFAAPFVAESRFRLGLRLAEIIDIPMNGTKLIIGSVEVVQLATTELAEDGSIDLSALGALGSTALDTYFGITPLERLPYAKAR from the coding sequence ATGATTACTCTCCGCTCCGTCGATATCGCGGCCATGGACAAGCTGGTGCGGGTCCAATTCGCCACCTCCCTGCCCGGGATCAAACCCGTGGCGCTCGTTGGCACCCGGGATGCCGCCGGTGCCACCAACCTGGCGCCCTTTTCCAGCGTCGTGCATCTCGGATCGAATCCGGTGCTGCTCGGGATGGTGACGCGACCGGATGTGGTGGAGCGTCACACGCTGGCGAACCTCATCGAGACCGGTTGCTGGACGCTGAACCACTTGCACGAGGGGATAATGCGGCAGGCGCACCAATGCTCGGCGCGGTATCCGAAGGAGGTGTCCGAGTTCGCGGCGACCGGATTGAGCGAGCATTATGAGGATGGGTTCGCCGCACCCTTCGTCGCGGAGTCGCGCTTCCGGCTGGGGCTGCGGCTGGCGGAGATCATCGACATCCCCATGAACGGTACGAAACTCATCATCGGGAGCGTGGAAGTGGTGCAGCTCGCCACGACGGAGCTTGCGGAGGACGGGTCGATCGATCTGAGCGCGCTGGGCGCTCTGGGTTCGACGGCGCTGGACACGTATTTCGGAATCACGCCGCTGGAGCGGCTGCCTTATGCGAAGGCCCGATGA
- a CDS encoding SDR family NAD(P)-dependent oxidoreductase, which translates to MPKNILLVGAGSGIGLATAEAALAAGHRVKATARKPEALAALGIPVLPFEAEEPALDEVLLAEPLDGLVYFPGTIQLKPFARLTADDFRRDLEVNLLGAVAAVQAALPALKRSGDASIVLFSTVAVAQGMAFHASVAAAKGAVEGLARALAAELAPGIRVNVIAPSLTDTPLAAMLLNGEAKREAAAKRHPLQRVGSAGEVAELVLFLLSDAARSMSGQILRPDGGISSLRLFS; encoded by the coding sequence ATGCCGAAGAACATCCTCTTGGTCGGTGCGGGATCGGGTATCGGGCTGGCGACCGCGGAGGCGGCGCTGGCGGCGGGTCACCGGGTGAAAGCCACGGCGCGGAAGCCGGAAGCTCTGGCGGCGCTGGGGATCCCGGTGCTGCCCTTCGAGGCTGAGGAGCCGGCATTGGATGAGGTGCTTTTGGCGGAGCCGTTGGACGGCTTGGTTTACTTCCCGGGAACGATCCAATTGAAGCCATTCGCCCGTTTGACGGCGGATGACTTCCGGCGGGATTTGGAGGTGAACTTGCTTGGCGCGGTGGCGGCGGTTCAGGCGGCGCTGCCAGCTTTGAAGAGGTCGGGGGATGCTTCGATCGTCCTGTTCTCGACCGTGGCAGTGGCGCAGGGAATGGCATTTCATGCCTCGGTAGCAGCGGCCAAGGGGGCGGTGGAGGGCCTAGCACGGGCGCTGGCGGCGGAGCTGGCACCGGGAATCCGGGTGAACGTGATCGCCCCGTCCCTGACAGATACGCCGCTGGCGGCCATGCTATTGAACGGTGAGGCGAAGCGGGAGGCCGCGGCGAAGCGTCATCCGCTGCAGCGGGTAGGCAGCGCCGGGGAGGTGGCGGAGCTGGTGCTGTTCCTGCTTTCGGACGCTGCGCGTTCCATGAGCGGCCAGATCCTGCGGCCGGATGGCGGGATTTCTTCACTGCGACTCTTCTCATGA
- a CDS encoding transglutaminase family protein, which translates to MSESHLLRIRHRTQYAYAEPVNFQMHRLVVRPREGHDLRVENLALAIAPAADVVWTRDIFGNSIAHAHFNEPGKSLLFEVDVVVRRFFDPATPPPAAQSPNPYPLEYDELERGVVTGYLTPVFGEEAASMKDWIKTLPDPGDFPSAEAFVVELAGIINRQIGYQRREQKGVQTPATTLSLGTGSCRDVATLMMETLRHLGVAARFASGYLDCAATRAARGSTHAWTEAYFPQLGWRGFDPTTGKRCTHQHIVTGTSHHPRGVMPVSGRYFGPTGAFQSMNVTVEFSTPEDAAVPEFIRAT; encoded by the coding sequence ATGAGTGAAAGCCACCTGCTGCGCATCCGGCATCGCACCCAGTATGCGTATGCGGAGCCGGTGAATTTCCAGATGCATCGGCTGGTGGTGCGCCCGCGGGAGGGGCACGACCTGCGGGTGGAGAATCTCGCGCTGGCAATCGCGCCCGCCGCGGATGTGGTGTGGACGCGCGATATCTTCGGCAACTCGATCGCGCATGCTCACTTCAACGAGCCGGGCAAGTCGCTGCTCTTCGAGGTGGATGTGGTGGTGCGGCGTTTCTTCGATCCCGCCACGCCGCCGCCCGCCGCGCAGAGCCCGAATCCCTATCCGCTGGAGTATGATGAGCTGGAGCGCGGGGTGGTGACGGGCTACCTGACGCCGGTCTTCGGTGAGGAGGCGGCCTCGATGAAGGATTGGATCAAGACCCTGCCGGACCCCGGCGACTTCCCCAGTGCGGAGGCCTTCGTGGTGGAGCTGGCGGGCATCATCAACCGCCAGATCGGCTACCAGCGCCGCGAGCAAAAGGGCGTGCAGACACCGGCCACCACGCTTTCACTGGGCACCGGCTCCTGCCGGGATGTGGCCACGCTGATGATGGAAACACTGCGGCACCTGGGTGTCGCAGCGCGCTTCGCCAGCGGCTATCTCGATTGCGCGGCCACCCGTGCCGCCCGCGGCTCGACCCATGCGTGGACGGAAGCCTACTTCCCGCAGCTCGGTTGGCGTGGCTTCGACCCCACCACCGGGAAGCGCTGCACGCACCAGCACATCGTCACTGGCACCAGTCATCATCCGCGCGGTGTCATGCCCGTGAGCGGTCGCTATTTCGGCCCGACCGGGGCCTTCCAGAGCATGAACGTGACCGTGGAATTCTCCACCCCGGAGGATGCCGCCGTGCCGGAGTTCATTCGTGCCACTTAA
- a CDS encoding transglutaminase-like domain-containing protein, with product MPFQINAELHYQVLQRSTVLLNIHALSTPNQTLSEEQFSITPGVSWEEFPLETGANRYIRLDTGDAAQLDITYSVMADTKVTMVSHEELHDVSVAQIRRSALPYLFPSRYCQSDRLGRFATKEFGYIPHPYDQAVAICDWIFNNIDYLSGSTDTGTSAFDTLTQRSGVCRDFAHLGIALCRALSIPARYFTGYACFMQPPDFHACFEACIGNRWFIFDPTRLAALNGLVRIATGRDAADSAVATIFGSMQMTGMSVSCVSNDFTPLGAADLAGHAILIEP from the coding sequence ATGCCGTTCCAGATCAATGCCGAGCTTCACTATCAGGTGCTACAGCGCAGCACCGTGCTGCTGAATATCCACGCCCTCTCAACCCCGAACCAAACACTCAGCGAGGAGCAGTTCTCCATCACGCCGGGGGTGAGCTGGGAGGAATTCCCGCTGGAGACGGGCGCGAACCGCTACATCCGCCTGGATACCGGGGATGCCGCTCAGCTCGATATCACGTATTCGGTGATGGCGGACACGAAGGTGACGATGGTGAGCCACGAGGAGCTGCACGATGTCTCGGTGGCCCAAATCCGTCGCTCCGCGCTGCCCTATCTTTTCCCCAGCCGCTACTGCCAGTCCGACCGGCTCGGGCGTTTCGCGACGAAAGAATTCGGATATATCCCGCACCCCTACGATCAGGCGGTGGCGATCTGCGACTGGATCTTCAACAATATCGACTACCTCTCCGGGAGCACGGACACGGGCACCTCCGCCTTTGACACGCTCACTCAGCGGTCCGGGGTGTGCCGGGATTTCGCGCATCTGGGCATCGCGCTATGCCGGGCGCTCTCCATTCCCGCGCGCTATTTCACCGGCTATGCCTGCTTCATGCAGCCGCCGGATTTCCACGCCTGCTTCGAGGCCTGCATCGGGAACCGCTGGTTCATCTTCGATCCCACCCGCCTGGCGGCCTTGAACGGGCTGGTGCGGATCGCCACCGGGCGGGATGCGGCGGACTCCGCCGTGGCCACCATCTTCGGCAGCATGCAAATGACCGGGATGAGTGTATCCTGTGTCTCGAATGATTTTACCCCGCTCGGTGCGGCCGACCTCGCCGGGCACGCGATATTGATCGAGCCATGA
- a CDS encoding type II toxin-antitoxin system VapC family toxin, whose amino-acid sequence MTDLVLVDTNVILDVTTNDPVWRPWSEDRLAESIGQMVINPLIYIELCHGADHIGEVELLLASLGLPYLELPREALFLASQAFRSYRLKGGTKSAPLAGFFIGAHAQAEGFKILTRDAGRYRTYFPSVPLICP is encoded by the coding sequence ATGACTGATCTCGTGCTGGTCGATACGAACGTCATTCTCGACGTGACCACCAATGATCCGGTGTGGCGGCCTTGGTCGGAGGACCGGCTGGCCGAGAGCATCGGACAGATGGTGATCAATCCCTTGATCTATATCGAGCTCTGCCACGGCGCGGACCATATCGGGGAAGTGGAGCTGCTGCTCGCATCCCTTGGATTGCCCTATTTGGAGCTACCTCGCGAAGCTCTCTTCCTCGCATCGCAGGCCTTCCGTTCCTATCGGCTGAAGGGCGGCACGAAGTCGGCGCCGCTGGCGGGCTTCTTCATCGGCGCCCACGCGCAGGCGGAGGGCTTCAAGATCCTCACGCGGGATGCAGGCCGCTACCGCACCTACTTTCCTTCCGTGCCGCTGATCTGTCCGTAG
- a CDS encoding FitA-like ribbon-helix-helix domain-containing protein: protein MSTTLTIRNLAEPVKQKLRLRAASNGRSMEAEAREILSAAVLETGIAPPKTAEEMRERLKAFTGIWSGKAGGKTTDELMRELRGDD, encoded by the coding sequence ATGAGCACCACCTTGACGATCCGTAATCTCGCCGAGCCGGTGAAGCAGAAGCTCCGGCTGCGTGCTGCGAGCAACGGGCGCTCGATGGAGGCGGAGGCGCGGGAGATCCTGAGCGCCGCCGTGCTGGAAACGGGTATCGCCCCGCCCAAGACCGCAGAGGAAATGCGGGAGCGCCTGAAGGCCTTCACCGGGATTTGGAGCGGGAAGGCCGGTGGCAAGACCACGGACGAATTGATGCGCGAGCTCCGGGGCGATGACTGA
- a CDS encoding DUF433 domain-containing protein — MPTRSPIADPWQRGIYTIPDASLILKLPADRLRRWVTGREHEESRHFPAGNLESRGQGKDRHLSFLTLIELFTIDRLRKQGLTMLTLRKVRDELSQRFHTEFPFALEGLMISGKMVLKELGDAALLELGTNGQTAFNKLVTPFCERLDFSPATKFASRYFPLGKEKPIVVDPKHAFGKPTIVGTNITTEAICSMLRSGDSSEDIAEAFQVSLEHVSVARAFEMKRAA, encoded by the coding sequence GTGCCCACCCGCTCTCCCATCGCAGATCCTTGGCAACGAGGAATTTACACGATACCCGATGCTTCACTGATTCTGAAGCTTCCGGCGGATCGCCTCAGGAGGTGGGTAACCGGAAGGGAGCATGAGGAGTCTCGGCATTTTCCGGCCGGGAATCTCGAAAGTAGGGGTCAAGGCAAAGACAGGCATCTTTCCTTTCTGACCTTGATTGAACTGTTCACAATCGACCGGCTCCGCAAGCAGGGTTTGACAATGTTGACCTTAAGAAAGGTAAGGGATGAGTTGAGTCAGCGGTTCCACACTGAGTTCCCCTTTGCATTGGAAGGCTTAATGATTTCAGGCAAGATGGTATTGAAGGAATTAGGTGACGCCGCGCTTTTGGAGCTGGGAACGAATGGGCAAACAGCCTTCAACAAGCTCGTAACGCCTTTTTGTGAACGTCTGGATTTCAGTCCCGCCACAAAGTTCGCTTCCCGTTACTTCCCGCTAGGAAAAGAAAAGCCTATCGTGGTTGATCCCAAGCATGCTTTTGGAAAGCCAACAATTGTAGGCACCAACATCACCACCGAGGCGATTTGTTCGATGCTTAGGAGTGGGGATTCCTCTGAAGACATAGCCGAGGCTTTCCAAGTTTCGCTGGAACATGTTAGTGTCGCGAGAGCCTTCGAAATGAAGCGTGCGGCATGA
- the tsf gene encoding translation elongation factor Ts, producing the protein MITASLVNELRKKTNVGMMECKKALTETNGDIDAAVTYLRERGMMKAAAKADREASEGIIAARLSGDGKTGILIEVNCETDFVSRNDNYVAFVGEIADTLAASSAKTLEEALAVKIGDISVEDFVKAKTLELGENMRLRKFERFDLQDGGAIAQYIHMGGKVGVLLEVSASNGETASKEEFRDLVKDITLHIAAAAPKGLSRDEITADIIEAEKSVYRAQLAAEGKPEAMIEKIVEGKIGKFFSEAVLLEQAFVKDPETSIKKLVEAKGKEVGDTLVVKRFVRFGLGE; encoded by the coding sequence ATGATCACCGCATCTCTCGTTAACGAACTCCGCAAGAAGACCAACGTCGGAATGATGGAGTGCAAGAAGGCCCTCACCGAAACCAACGGCGACATCGACGCCGCCGTGACCTACCTGCGCGAGCGTGGGATGATGAAGGCCGCTGCCAAGGCCGACCGCGAGGCTTCCGAAGGCATCATCGCCGCCCGTCTCTCCGGCGACGGCAAGACCGGCATCCTGATCGAAGTGAACTGCGAGACCGACTTCGTGTCCCGCAACGACAACTACGTCGCCTTCGTCGGTGAGATCGCCGATACCCTCGCCGCTTCCAGCGCCAAGACCTTGGAAGAAGCACTGGCCGTGAAGATCGGTGACATCTCCGTGGAAGACTTCGTGAAGGCGAAGACCCTGGAGCTCGGCGAGAACATGCGCCTCCGCAAGTTCGAGCGCTTCGACCTGCAGGACGGCGGTGCCATCGCCCAATACATCCACATGGGTGGCAAGGTCGGCGTGCTCCTCGAAGTGTCCGCCTCCAACGGCGAGACCGCTTCCAAGGAAGAATTCCGCGACCTCGTGAAGGACATCACCCTCCACATCGCTGCTGCCGCGCCGAAGGGCCTGTCCCGCGACGAGATCACCGCCGACATCATCGAGGCCGAGAAGAGCGTCTACCGCGCCCAGCTCGCCGCCGAAGGCAAGCCGGAAGCCATGATCGAGAAGATCGTGGAAGGTAAGATCGGCAAGTTCTTCTCCGAAGCCGTGCTCCTCGAGCAGGCCTTCGTGAAGGACCCGGAAACCAGCATCAAGAAGCTCGTGGAAGCCAAGGGCAAGGAAGTCGGCGACACCCTCGTGGTGAAGCGCTTCGTCCGCTTCGGCCTCGGCGAGTAA
- the rpsB gene encoding 30S ribosomal protein S2, giving the protein MINELISEMVDAGVHYGHQTKKWNPKMKPYLMKDKGGIYIINLEQTVKCLDKASDFLADLAGKNKKILFVGCKRQAQDAVREAAEATGQFYVNHRWLGGMLTNMATVRKSIERLKWLENIEKQPEFKAMSKKELSALGREREKLLRNLRGIRGLEGKPDAIVIVDSARESIAVAEARRLEIPIVAIVDTNADPSVVNYPVPGNDDAVRSIRIILQNLVDAIVVAKKG; this is encoded by the coding sequence ATGATTAACGAACTTATCAGCGAGATGGTGGACGCAGGCGTCCACTACGGCCACCAGACCAAGAAGTGGAACCCGAAGATGAAGCCCTACCTGATGAAGGACAAGGGTGGCATCTACATCATCAACCTCGAGCAGACCGTGAAGTGCCTGGACAAGGCCTCCGATTTCCTCGCGGACCTCGCCGGCAAGAACAAGAAGATCCTTTTCGTCGGTTGCAAGCGCCAGGCTCAGGACGCCGTCCGTGAAGCCGCCGAGGCGACCGGCCAATTCTACGTGAACCACCGCTGGCTCGGCGGCATGCTCACGAACATGGCCACCGTCCGCAAGTCGATCGAGCGCCTCAAGTGGCTCGAAAACATCGAGAAGCAGCCGGAGTTCAAGGCCATGTCCAAGAAGGAACTCTCCGCACTCGGTCGCGAGCGCGAGAAGCTCCTGCGCAACCTCCGCGGTATCCGCGGCCTGGAAGGCAAGCCGGACGCCATCGTGATCGTGGACTCCGCCCGCGAGTCGATCGCCGTCGCCGAGGCCCGCCGCCTGGAGATCCCGATCGTCGCCATCGTCGATACCAATGCCGACCCGTCCGTGGTGAACTACCCGGTCCCCGGCAACGACGACGCGGTCCGCTCGATCCGCATCATCCTGCAGAACCTGGTGGACGCCATCGTCGTCGCCAAGAAGGGCTGA
- a CDS encoding sigma-70 family RNA polymerase sigma factor: MSNQPERGAAFSTGDESLGAQIEVLRPALKGYVLSLLPDRDACEDVVQETCLFLWDRRGEFEPGSNFRAWAFKAAWFKVLTHRREMQRRKLVSFSEDVLERISRASEQFSEGADQRLAALSQCVASLPRESQQLLRLRYLDRVSLTAHAKELGVKPNQIQKSLSRLRIALRQCIENRLPFIP, translated from the coding sequence ATGAGCAACCAACCCGAGCGCGGCGCCGCTTTCTCCACCGGGGATGAATCCCTCGGTGCGCAGATCGAGGTGCTGCGCCCGGCGCTGAAGGGCTACGTGCTCTCCCTGCTGCCGGACCGGGATGCCTGCGAGGACGTGGTGCAGGAGACCTGCCTTTTCCTCTGGGACCGCCGCGGCGAATTCGAGCCGGGGAGCAATTTCCGCGCATGGGCCTTCAAGGCGGCTTGGTTCAAGGTGCTGACCCACCGCCGCGAGATGCAGCGGCGGAAGCTGGTCAGCTTCTCGGAGGATGTTTTGGAGCGCATCTCCCGCGCCTCCGAGCAATTCTCCGAAGGCGCCGACCAGCGCCTCGCCGCGCTGAGCCAATGCGTGGCCAGCCTGCCGCGGGAAAGCCAGCAGCTCCTGCGGCTCCGCTACCTCGACCGCGTGTCGCTCACCGCGCATGCCAAGGAGCTCGGCGTGAAGCCGAACCAGATCCAGAAGAGCCTCTCCCGGCTCCGGATCGCGCTCCGCCAGTGCATCGAGAACCGCCTTCCTTTCATTCCATGA
- a CDS encoding FecR family protein encodes MDRLHDGPPLSKTEVAQLEELLEDDEALAYYLEVSQQEALLASVIPAESPVIAPGPRILRFPRPLLIAAGAAAACLLFALGLGFGRWLDQPASAIAVDTGTDPLPSAPPARITGMVGVQWTDESKPHQIDLNPGANQISIASGLVELTYASGVSVTLEGPADYEVVGHEEGRLGKGKLYTTVPKGAEGFKVHYSGGIVEDLGTEFAMDALPDGSTEVGVFSGKIKLHSSGREAITLFENQSLLQSADAAEPLQAVPLDRKKFVPKLPARDFRWEVDSPAEQELSFDVTHLLWKPAKYRAIFKWMNGPDAAEIRDVRLYRDDKLVTADDHAGRTGVLRFVSDNIYALDVFPGSYARGRWTVVVRIRTMDRKGGGLAETSVPIRSQGILQFEEGLVTGAGVDEFVGRWSYRHMGDLFVREFHPDGSVSLTRNGVNEAGAWGSGHWSVRNGQLDITFPDKQLVERHVLRDAKTLIFTSNPYENAIKASGD; translated from the coding sequence GTGGATCGCCTCCACGATGGACCACCGCTATCGAAGACGGAGGTGGCCCAGCTCGAGGAGCTGCTGGAGGATGATGAGGCGCTGGCATACTACCTGGAGGTGAGCCAGCAGGAGGCGCTGCTCGCCTCGGTCATTCCCGCAGAGAGCCCGGTGATCGCTCCGGGTCCCCGCATCCTCCGATTCCCACGGCCGCTACTCATCGCCGCGGGCGCTGCGGCGGCCTGCCTACTCTTCGCGCTCGGATTGGGCTTCGGGCGCTGGCTGGACCAGCCCGCGAGTGCGATCGCGGTGGACACCGGCACGGATCCCCTCCCCAGCGCTCCCCCCGCCCGCATCACCGGCATGGTGGGCGTGCAGTGGACCGACGAGAGCAAACCTCACCAGATCGACCTGAATCCCGGAGCGAACCAGATCTCCATCGCATCCGGCTTGGTGGAGCTCACCTATGCCAGCGGCGTGTCCGTCACGCTGGAGGGCCCGGCCGATTACGAGGTGGTGGGCCACGAGGAAGGACGACTCGGGAAGGGCAAGCTCTACACCACCGTGCCGAAGGGGGCGGAGGGCTTCAAGGTCCACTACTCCGGCGGGATCGTGGAAGACCTGGGCACGGAATTCGCGATGGACGCCCTGCCGGATGGCAGCACGGAGGTCGGCGTCTTCTCCGGCAAGATCAAGCTGCACTCCTCCGGACGCGAGGCGATCACGCTGTTCGAGAACCAATCGCTGCTGCAATCCGCGGATGCCGCGGAGCCGCTGCAGGCGGTGCCGCTGGACCGGAAGAAATTCGTGCCGAAGCTGCCTGCCCGCGATTTCCGCTGGGAGGTGGATTCGCCCGCCGAGCAGGAGCTGTCCTTCGATGTGACGCACCTGCTGTGGAAGCCGGCGAAGTACCGCGCCATCTTCAAGTGGATGAACGGGCCGGATGCGGCGGAGATCCGGGACGTGCGGCTCTACCGCGATGACAAGCTGGTGACCGCCGACGATCACGCGGGCCGTACCGGCGTACTGCGCTTCGTCTCGGATAATATCTACGCGCTGGATGTCTTCCCCGGTAGCTATGCGCGGGGGCGGTGGACGGTGGTGGTGCGGATCCGGACGATGGACCGGAAGGGCGGCGGGCTGGCGGAGACCAGCGTGCCGATCCGGAGCCAGGGGATCCTGCAGTTCGAGGAAGGCCTGGTGACCGGGGCCGGGGTGGATGAGTTCGTCGGGCGCTGGTCGTATCGCCATATGGGCGATCTTTTCGTGCGGGAGTTCCACCCGGACGGTTCGGTATCGCTGACGCGGAATGGCGTGAATGAAGCGGGAGCCTGGGGCAGCGGTCACTGGAGCGTGCGGAACGGCCAACTGGATATCACCTTCCCGGACAAGCAGCTGGTGGAGCGCCATGTCCTGCGGGACGCGAAGACGCTGATCTTCACCAGCAATCCTTACGAGAACGCAATCAAGGCATCCGGGGACTAA